ATGTCTAATCAATTCCGGAGTCAATTCTCCTAAGCAATGTGTTTGTTAAGCGTGCGATTAGTATTCTCTAATTTCAgcattctagaatagaaaagaaTCATTTTTTCATGGGTTATCGTTTGTAATTTCTATGGAGGAAGGTTTGGTATGAAGTCAAGGTACAATTTTGCACCAATGAGAGGGATAGGTGGTGACGTGGTGTATCGTCCAATAGGAGTGGGTATTTAACAAGGAGAGAGTACAAGAATTTGCACATTGGTGTTGTGtcgatttttttcctttttttattttagggagaaCGAACGACATCCAGTCGTGTCAGATACGCCGTTTGCGAAATGACCATTGCACCCTTGGTTATTTTCAGGGTTTCTGGGATTGTGACGAACATTTCACACGCCCCTGTATCAGGATGCAAGGGCTACCTGGGCTACTTGaccgggtggcgttctctttccctttattttatttgaagtttcAAGTCAGGTGGTTCTAGCAATGTAAGCCTTGCCCTTGTCTCATTGTGTCTCACCACCTGGTTCTTAATATTGGATTGGATCGGTCAAAATTGTCcagattggatcggtatcggcctAGACCAATCATGCCTAGTATTAGTGGATCATTCCCTGGATCAGTCAACTTGGTTAGATCACCCAAATCTCGGGATTGGATTGGTCGATATCGGTCATTACAATTCTAaaatggttcgtaatcttgAGATCGGATCGGTCGATTTGCCCAGATCGGATCTGGTATCAGccgtgatttttttatttacatttgattttcatactttttaaatattttatacgAAATACTAACCAATACGAGAACTGATCCAGCAAAATCGTTTTTTTAACTCATTTTTTACCAATTTTGATCGAATTCGGATTGGTATTGATCGATACCGATCCCAGTAGTACGAACCATGCTTCCCACAGATGTTAGTGAGAGTACTTTTTTAGTTTTCCTCTGGTACtggagtattttttttaatggtgtgtttagtatgcattcttggTGGCTCTAGATTCTAGAACGCTTCCTTAAgtgagaaaaatagaaaagaatcaGATTTTAGTTGATTGAGTtttgttatttgggggattcTAAATGATTCTACCATcgaaattctgtttttttttttttttttgggtagaattctACCATCGTATTCCAGTTGCTTGTTTATGTAGGTACACTAGGATTATGAACTATAGCATTGATTTCAATGTTTGGAGCATAATCAAATCATTTCTTGTGGAAGAAGCATGCTGCCATTGCTAGTTTCCTGCTGTTTCACTGTTGTCCATGTTCCTTCTCCATAGTCAGATCTCATCTCTAGAGAGAAGAGTTGATAGTGCACCTGGCGAGTCACTCTCCATCGGATCAGGATCTTCTCCATGGAGCTCAGCGCCCAGGGCGTgcctagggggcatccagcggttgagctgtgccgcacatatctcagtgcatgcctagggatgtgtgtggcacaacccaACGGCTGGTAGCACCCTGGGCGTGATGGgttccctggagacgagctaaattgcTCTCCATCATGGTTACTAGACTCGTCTTTCGAAAAAACTTGGTGACTTTGTAAACCCGGTTAAGGCGAGTCATGTATTTAAAAAAGTAAATgcatataaattaataaaaaaattaataaaaatgtaGTAAATAAGACTCGGTATGTAGTAAATgcatataaattaataaaaaatcaaaaaaatggaaaatcagaagaaaaaaaaaatcaaggaatcacCTATCAAatatagttggaaaatcggATTTGACTAGGGTGAGTCgcccgagtcgagtcaaaattttggaaaaccttgtcaagagtcgtgtagactagGTTAGGGGTAAAAAATGATGAGGGACTAGGTCATAATCATCCGAGCcaaataagactcggtatttttacTTGAATCATGACAAACTTGAcgagtttagtcattttttgaaaaaaaatccatggAACAAGTTCACTTAGAAagtgagttgagtaaaatactAAATATGTATTCTAACGcagtaagaaaccctcaactcttcgactcccttctcttgttcaatggtataaactcaaaatgcattgatatatgattccttgttttatctggttttttcccataatttttttagttgtctgaatggttctttttgATTGTTCGTTAGTCTGAGGGAGAAATGCAGTGCTGAACTTTAGTTGAGTGCCCAAGGCTCCATGTAATGTTCACCAAAATCGTGATGTGAACCTCGGATCTCGATCTAACACGATAGAAACTAGTACTCCATGTAGCTTCACTATCCCATCGATGTATAACTGAGCAAGCTTCTCTAAGGAATAAGTCATGCGAACCGCTAAGAAATGAGCTGTCTTGGTCAAAAAGTCCACAATAACCCAAACAATATCATGACTCTTAGACGTTCTAGGTATTGATGTCACAAATCCATGGTCACGtgctcccatttccactctggGATTCGCAATGGCTGCAATAGTCCTGAAGGCCTCTGATGCTCGGCCTTGACCTGCTGACAAATCAGACACCTCTTAACATACTGTGCCACTTCCCTCTTCATGTTCTTCCACCAGTAGACCTCTCTCAAGTCTATGTACATTTTGGTCCCACCTGGGTGTactgtatagggtgagttgtgcaaCTCACTTAGGATAATCTGTTTCAATTTGGTATTGTCCGACACACACAACCTACTTCGGAATCTCAGAGTTCCATTGGTAGAAACACTAaagtttggcctcttgcccTCCTCTACTCCCTTTCGGATCTTCTCTAATAATACATCACCTCCTTGCTCGGACTTTATCCTATCGATTAATGTTGGTTGTACTAGCTGCCATCAACGCTGTGGTATCTCTGACAACCACCTCTAGGTCAAGCTTCCTCATATCCTCCATTAGATGTGGCTGATTGGTCAAAAGTGTTGTTGAAAACCCTTGGGATTTCCAACTCAATGCATCAGCTACCACATTTGTGGTACAGTCAATCGTTCATAATAGGGGCTATTCTCCACGGAGTAGCATTCAAAGATCTGTTCAGTAAGTGAAAAATTCAAAGATTATCACTCTCGATGATCACTTTCTTGAAATTTAGAGAAATTGCAATGAGCATAGCAGACTTAGCCGCGAGTGCTTCAGCAACCAGAGCGTAACTCTAGCCGACTCCATAAGCAAAGCCAAGGATGAATGAAGAATCCGAGTTGCGATACATACCTCCGATTCCACATCTACCGATCTTTGACGTCAGAGAAAAAGTGAGCATACCGCCACCAtcaaagtgagagagagagagagagagaaagagaatattgCCATAACATAGAATTCATCCGTAAAAACTAGCACTTAAAAAGAGGGTGTCCAAATACCTATAAATCTCCACATTAAGCAAACTACATCTGATATGAAATTATTACTTTCACATGGCATCAACAGAATCAGCTTCACCTTCACTTCCTCCATGACATAAGAAGTTGACGCTACCCTGAGTGGACATGAAATTTGCATGATCCAGATCGGGCGGTCTCCCtccttccccccctccctcgAATCTTtcagaatttaaaattttagatgTGACACGTGGCCATTATGCATTTAGGATCCGATCTGGCAAAGGGCGACTCGAAGCAACTTTAATCAGGACATTGAATTCATCCATCGGATAGGTTTACACGCACTAGAGAGGACCGAGCCTTTGTAGGGTATCAACTGTGTCAAAAAATCGTCcattcaaaacaaacaaaatcccAACCACTCCTGTAATACTTGAATGGTAGGTCAGTTGACAAATTCCCAGGCCTCccatttcattcaaaataaaaaaaaataaaaaaacactccAAATCTTAAGCACAATTATCATACAAACATCAATCAATAAATCATTCAGCACCATAATACAAAACAAATTGAGATTGGCACCAAGAACCCTTCCTTCCAATGCCTGCCTTGTTGTTCTGGTATGATCTTCCACTAGAAAAATTAAgagtaagaaagtaaagaaaacCCACCCAAGAAGAATGGGACTTTAAGACAACTAATATCACAAACCTTGTTATTATTTAGCTAAATATAGCTAGCTGAGCAGCTAtacagaagaagaagtagtGAGAGGATGAGTGACGCCGCCATCCCCACCTGATCTCAAGTCCTCTTCGTTCTGAAAGAGATCGTCGGTCTTCCTGAAGACCGCATGGATCAAGATCACCACCAACCCTATCAACAACGAGATGATAAGGTTGAGTGTGGCCTTGGTGAGGAAAAGGGCAACAAGTGTAACAACCGACAAGAGGATCAACACCACCCGATCATCTATGCTTCTCCCAAATATCACCCATGGCTCATCCCTTAAGAAGTAGAGGTACAACCAAACAACCATCATTACCACAAACACTATAAGTGAAATTGGGTGCCATAGCAAGCTGAGGAAGATAATCAAGAGTACTATAATGGCATAGTTCATCCGGAAGTAGCCAAAGTTAGTTCTTACACCAACGAAAGTTTCACCCACGTTGGAAGGGACACCTAGGGCATGTCGGTGAAGCATCTCCCTCCATGGTCTACAAGTTGCCAGCCCTGATTTGATTCGATCTTTCACTTTGGACATGAATTCCTCCCTTGACCTCCCCAGTGATTCTGTTGGTATTGTACCGTACCTCGTCATCTTCactggggaagaagaagaagaagaagaaaggtaaacctttctttgg
The sequence above is a segment of the Telopea speciosissima isolate NSW1024214 ecotype Mountain lineage chromosome 7, Tspe_v1, whole genome shotgun sequence genome. Coding sequences within it:
- the LOC122669203 gene encoding PRA1 family protein F3-like, which encodes MTRYGTIPTESLGRSREEFMSKVKDRIKSGLATCRPWREMLHRHALGVPSNVGETFVGVRTNFGYFRMNYAIIVLLIIFLSLLWHPISLIVFVVMMVVWLYLYFLRDEPWVIFGRSIDDRVVLILLSVVTLVALFLTKATLNLIISLLIGLVVILIHAVFRKTDDLFQNEEDLRSGGDGGVTHPLTTSSSV